Proteins from a single region of Bradyrhizobium diazoefficiens:
- a CDS encoding VOC family protein: protein MPRMIFLNLPVTDLKRATAFYEAIGATRNPQFSDDTASCMAFSETICAMLTTHAKFRQFTPKPIADAKTSNQALFCLSADSRNEVDDIVAKAEAAGGVADPSPKDEYSFMYGRSFEDPDGHMWGVNWLDMAAVPSQPAMATA from the coding sequence ATGCCCAGGATGATTTTCCTCAATCTACCAGTGACCGACCTCAAGCGCGCGACCGCCTTTTATGAGGCGATCGGCGCGACCAGGAACCCGCAATTCAGCGACGACACGGCAAGCTGCATGGCCTTTTCCGAGACCATCTGCGCGATGCTGACGACCCACGCCAAATTCCGTCAGTTCACGCCGAAGCCGATCGCCGACGCAAAGACCTCGAACCAGGCGCTGTTCTGCCTGTCCGCCGACAGCCGCAACGAGGTCGATGATATCGTCGCCAAGGCCGAGGCAGCGGGCGGGGTGGCCGATCCCAGCCCGAAGGACGAATACAGTTTCATGTACGGCCGCAGCTTTGAAGATCCGGATGGTCATATGTGGGGTGTGAACTGGCTGGACATGGCAGCCGTCCCTTCGCAACCCGCTATGGCGACGGCCTGA
- a CDS encoding efflux RND transporter permease subunit yields MKRFNLSAWAVSHRTLVLFLMLVLGVAGFFSYQKLGRAEDPFFTVKVVNVSVLWPGATAQEMQAQVADPIEKKIQELPYFEKVQTYSKPGFTALQVTFRDSTPPKDVPYLFYLLRKKLVDVQGQLPAGILGPVVNDEFSDVDSILYMMTGDGADYAQLKKVAEGFRQRLLKVPGVTKVDMYGNQDERIYVEFSHAKLATLGITPQALFDSLAKQNNVTPAGTVETSSQRVPLRVTGALDGAKAVAETPVESNGRVFRLGDIATVTHGYVDPPSFVVRQEGKPAIGIGVVTAKGANILELGKEVEKATAEFMKAVPQGVDVSLIADQPKVVEHAVGEFVHSFMEALVIVLFVSFLALGWRTGIVVAMSVPLVLGIVFIVMNTMSLDLHRITLGALIIALGLLVDDAIIAVEMMVVKMEQGWDRMRAASFAWESTAFPMLTGTLVTAAGFLPIGFANSAVGEYAGSIFWIVAIALVASWFVAVIFTPYIGVMLLPNIKVHHNHDPHAVYETRMYRGLRAIVQWCVNHRITVVAATVGVFVASVVGFGHVQQQFFPLSERPELFLQLRLPEGTAFNVTEKAVKKAETLLKDDKDIETYTAYVGQGSPRFWLGLNPQLPNEAFAEIVIVAKGVEARERVKAKIEGAVADGMLTEARVRVDRFNFGPPVGFPVQFRVIGPDANKVREIAYQVRDVMRENKSVKDVQLDWNEQSPYLKLVVDQDRARAMGLTPQDVSQALSMLISGAQVTTVRDGIEKVGVVARAIPSERLDLGGVGDLTITSKNGVAVPLQQIAKIEYSHEEPILWRRNRDMAITVRSDVVDGVQAPDVTSQIAPKLKQIQDQLEPAYRIEAGGAFEESAKGNASIFILFPLMVMVMLTLLMFQLQSFSRLILVFLTAPLGIVGASLGLNVANAPFGFVALLGLIALAGMIMRNTVILVDQIETDVSHGLTRREAIVEATVRRARPVVLTALAAILAMIPLSRSAFWGPMAITIMGGLFVATFLTLLYLPGLYALWFRKSLDEAGTPEQPAAPQHGSDDQHAIPLAEAAE; encoded by the coding sequence ATGAAGCGCTTCAATCTTTCGGCCTGGGCCGTCAGCCATCGGACGCTGGTGCTGTTCCTGATGCTCGTGCTCGGCGTCGCCGGCTTCTTCTCCTATCAGAAGCTCGGCCGCGCCGAGGATCCGTTCTTCACGGTGAAGGTCGTCAACGTCTCCGTGCTGTGGCCGGGCGCGACCGCGCAGGAGATGCAGGCGCAGGTCGCCGATCCCATCGAGAAGAAGATTCAGGAGCTGCCCTATTTCGAGAAGGTGCAGACCTATTCCAAGCCCGGCTTTACCGCGCTCCAGGTGACGTTCCGCGACTCCACGCCGCCCAAGGACGTGCCCTATCTCTTCTATCTGCTGCGCAAGAAGCTGGTCGACGTGCAGGGCCAGCTGCCCGCTGGCATTCTGGGTCCCGTCGTCAATGACGAGTTCTCCGACGTCGATTCCATCCTCTACATGATGACCGGCGACGGCGCCGACTACGCCCAGCTCAAGAAGGTCGCCGAAGGTTTCCGTCAGCGCCTGCTCAAGGTGCCGGGCGTGACCAAGGTCGACATGTATGGCAACCAGGACGAGCGCATCTACGTCGAGTTCAGCCACGCCAAGCTCGCCACCCTCGGCATCACGCCTCAGGCGTTGTTCGATTCGCTCGCCAAGCAGAACAACGTGACCCCGGCCGGCACGGTCGAGACCTCGTCCCAGCGCGTGCCGCTGCGCGTCACCGGCGCGCTCGACGGCGCCAAGGCCGTTGCGGAGACCCCGGTCGAGAGCAATGGCCGCGTGTTCCGCCTCGGCGACATCGCCACCGTGACCCACGGCTATGTCGATCCGCCGAGCTTCGTCGTCCGCCAGGAAGGCAAGCCCGCGATCGGCATCGGTGTCGTCACCGCCAAGGGCGCCAACATCTTAGAACTCGGCAAGGAGGTCGAGAAGGCGACGGCAGAATTCATGAAAGCCGTGCCGCAAGGTGTCGATGTCAGCCTCATTGCCGATCAGCCCAAGGTGGTCGAGCACGCCGTCGGCGAATTCGTGCACTCCTTCATGGAAGCCCTCGTCATCGTGCTGTTCGTCTCGTTCCTGGCGCTCGGCTGGCGCACCGGCATCGTGGTCGCGATGTCCGTGCCGCTGGTGCTCGGCATTGTCTTCATCGTCATGAATACGATGTCGCTGGACCTGCACCGCATCACGCTGGGCGCGCTGATCATCGCGCTGGGTCTACTCGTCGATGACGCCATCATCGCGGTCGAGATGATGGTGGTGAAGATGGAGCAGGGCTGGGACCGCATGCGCGCGGCGTCCTTTGCCTGGGAATCCACCGCGTTTCCGATGCTCACGGGAACGCTGGTCACGGCCGCTGGCTTCCTCCCCATCGGCTTTGCCAATTCGGCGGTCGGCGAATATGCCGGCAGCATCTTCTGGATCGTGGCGATCGCGCTGGTCGCCTCCTGGTTCGTGGCGGTGATCTTCACGCCCTATATCGGCGTCATGCTGCTGCCCAACATCAAGGTCCACCACAACCACGATCCACATGCGGTCTATGAGACCCGCATGTATCGTGGCCTGCGCGCCATCGTGCAATGGTGCGTCAATCACCGCATCACCGTGGTGGCCGCGACCGTCGGCGTCTTCGTTGCCTCGGTCGTCGGCTTCGGCCACGTCCAGCAGCAGTTCTTCCCGCTGTCGGAGCGGCCCGAGCTGTTCCTCCAGCTGCGCCTGCCCGAGGGCACCGCCTTCAACGTCACTGAGAAGGCGGTCAAGAAGGCTGAGACGCTGCTGAAGGACGACAAGGACATCGAGACCTATACGGCCTATGTCGGCCAGGGTTCGCCGCGCTTCTGGCTCGGCCTCAATCCGCAGCTTCCGAACGAAGCCTTTGCCGAGATCGTCATCGTCGCCAAGGGCGTCGAGGCACGCGAGCGCGTCAAGGCCAAGATCGAGGGCGCGGTCGCCGACGGCATGTTGACGGAAGCGCGCGTGCGCGTCGACCGCTTCAACTTCGGTCCGCCGGTCGGCTTCCCCGTGCAGTTCCGCGTGATCGGCCCCGACGCCAACAAGGTGCGCGAAATCGCCTACCAGGTCCGCGACGTCATGCGTGAGAACAAGAGCGTCAAGGACGTTCAGCTCGACTGGAACGAGCAGTCGCCGTACCTCAAGCTCGTCGTCGACCAGGATCGCGCCCGCGCCATGGGCCTGACCCCGCAGGACGTCTCGCAGGCACTGTCGATGCTGATCTCGGGCGCGCAGGTCACGACCGTGCGCGACGGTATCGAGAAGGTCGGCGTGGTTGCGCGAGCGATCCCGTCTGAGCGTCTCGACCTCGGCGGCGTCGGTGATCTCACCATTACCTCGAAGAACGGCGTGGCCGTGCCGCTGCAGCAGATCGCCAAGATCGAATATTCCCACGAGGAGCCGATCCTGTGGCGGCGCAACCGCGACATGGCGATCACCGTGCGCTCCGACGTCGTCGACGGCGTGCAGGCGCCCGACGTGACCAGTCAGATTGCGCCGAAGCTGAAGCAGATTCAGGATCAGCTCGAGCCGGCCTACCGGATCGAGGCGGGCGGCGCGTTCGAAGAATCCGCCAAGGGCAACGCTTCAATCTTCATCCTCTTCCCGCTGATGGTCATGGTGATGCTGACGCTCTTGATGTTCCAGCTTCAGAGCTTCTCGCGCCTGATCCTGGTGTTCCTGACCGCGCCGCTCGGCATCGTCGGAGCCTCCCTTGGGCTCAACGTCGCCAATGCCCCGTTCGGCTTCGTGGCGCTGCTCGGCCTGATCGCGCTCGCCGGCATGATCATGCGCAATACGGTCATCCTGGTCGACCAGATCGAGACCGACGTCTCGCACGGCCTGACCCGGCGCGAGGCGATCGTGGAGGCGACTGTCCGCCGCGCCCGCCCGGTGGTGCTGACGGCGCTCGCCGCCATCCTCGCCATGATCCCGCTGTCGCGCTCGGCCTTCTGGGGCCCCATGGCGATCACCATCATGGGCGGCTTGTTCGTCGCAACCTTCCTAACGCTGTTGTATCTGCCGGGCCTCTATGCCCTGTGGTTCAGGAA
- a CDS encoding FKBP-type peptidyl-prolyl cis-trans isomerase: MQRFQRMLLAITSTVAITLIGGVSTFVSTTASAQTAGKTMTTASGLQITDSVVGSGASPKPGQICVMHYTGWLYENGQKGKKFDSSVDRNEPFEFPIGKGRVIAGWDEGVASMKVGGKRTLIIPPQLGYGARGAGGVIPPNATLMFDVELLGVK, encoded by the coding sequence ATGCAGCGTTTCCAGCGCATGCTCCTCGCCATCACGTCGACAGTCGCGATCACATTGATCGGTGGCGTATCGACATTCGTTTCCACCACGGCCTCGGCCCAGACCGCAGGAAAGACCATGACCACAGCTTCAGGCTTGCAGATCACCGATAGCGTCGTCGGCAGCGGCGCGTCGCCGAAGCCCGGCCAGATTTGCGTGATGCATTACACCGGCTGGCTCTACGAGAACGGCCAGAAGGGCAAGAAATTCGATTCCTCCGTCGATCGCAACGAGCCGTTTGAATTCCCGATCGGCAAGGGCCGCGTCATCGCCGGCTGGGACGAGGGCGTTGCGTCGATGAAGGTCGGCGGCAAGCGCACGCTGATCATCCCGCCGCAACTCGGCTATGGCGCGCGCGGCGCCGGCGGCGTGATCCCGCCGAACGCGACGCTGATGTTCGATGTGGAATTGCTCGGCGTCAAATAG
- a CDS encoding cupin domain-containing protein: MTGHDHTHSHHDHDHHDDRWKHDGVRVIPGNQLDTNVPSTAGMDRAAAINFARVGAQKLWAGTVSIKPDAKTGAHHHGHLESIIYVVKGKARMRWGESLQFTAEAGPGDFIFVPPYVPHQEINASADEVLECVLVRSDGEAVAINLDIEPVEKPETVLWVDPVHRDPNEKK, encoded by the coding sequence ATGACCGGCCATGACCACACGCATTCCCACCATGACCACGATCATCACGATGACCGCTGGAAACATGACGGCGTGCGCGTCATTCCCGGCAATCAGCTCGATACCAATGTTCCGTCGACAGCAGGCATGGACCGTGCGGCCGCCATCAATTTCGCCCGCGTCGGCGCACAGAAATTGTGGGCGGGTACCGTCAGCATCAAGCCGGACGCCAAGACCGGCGCGCATCATCACGGCCATCTGGAAAGCATCATCTATGTGGTGAAAGGCAAGGCGCGGATGCGTTGGGGCGAGAGCCTGCAATTCACGGCCGAGGCCGGCCCCGGCGACTTCATTTTCGTGCCGCCCTACGTGCCGCACCAGGAGATCAATGCTAGCGCCGACGAGGTGCTGGAATGCGTGCTGGTGCGCAGCGACGGCGAGGCGGTCGCGATCAATCTCGATATCGAGCCGGTCGAGAAGCCCGAGACCGTGCTGTGGGTCGATCCGGTGCATCGGGATCCGAACGAGAAGAAGTAA
- a CDS encoding efflux RND transporter periplasmic adaptor subunit, producing the protein MFVRSVLSSYSRILAGVSLALLAAALAGCNDTVAQKAEPPRPVLVATAHYDAETPERSFVGTIKPRIESDLGFRVAGKVAKRLVEVGQTVEIGQPLATLDEVDLKLQAEQAVAEQTAATGVLAQAAAAEQRAKDLKAKGWTTDAQMDSSRAAADEARARLDRAVRSVELTNNSLSYATLNADARGVVTATLIEPGQVVAAGQAAIRVARFAEKEAVVAIPETLVGRAKSGVASVTLWSEPDKKYTAKLREIAPTADPATRTYLAKFSLPEADDKVALGMTATLTLSDAATERVARLPLSALFNEGGKPSFFVVDDNGAVTLKPVAVKSYDSNDVVITGGVDEGAKIVALGVQKLDPSQKVRVVSSLAF; encoded by the coding sequence ATGTTCGTCCGGTCCGTTTTATCCAGCTATTCCAGGATCTTGGCAGGTGTGTCGCTGGCCTTGCTAGCTGCCGCGCTGGCCGGGTGCAATGACACCGTAGCGCAAAAGGCCGAGCCACCGAGGCCGGTTCTGGTCGCAACCGCCCATTATGATGCCGAGACGCCGGAGCGCAGCTTCGTCGGCACCATCAAGCCCCGGATCGAGAGCGATCTCGGTTTTCGCGTCGCTGGCAAAGTTGCAAAACGCCTCGTGGAAGTCGGCCAGACCGTTGAAATCGGCCAGCCGCTCGCCACCCTCGACGAGGTCGATCTGAAGCTCCAGGCCGAGCAGGCCGTTGCCGAGCAGACCGCTGCCACCGGCGTGCTGGCCCAGGCCGCGGCTGCCGAGCAGCGCGCCAAGGATTTGAAGGCCAAGGGCTGGACTACGGATGCCCAGATGGACTCAAGCCGCGCCGCCGCCGACGAGGCCCGCGCGCGCCTGGACCGCGCCGTCCGCTCGGTCGAGCTGACGAACAATTCCCTTTCCTACGCGACGCTCAACGCCGATGCCCGTGGCGTCGTCACCGCGACGCTGATCGAGCCCGGCCAGGTGGTCGCCGCGGGCCAGGCTGCAATCCGTGTCGCCCGCTTTGCCGAAAAGGAGGCGGTCGTTGCGATCCCTGAGACGCTGGTTGGACGAGCCAAGTCGGGCGTCGCCAGCGTCACTCTTTGGTCTGAGCCGGACAAGAAATATACGGCCAAGCTGCGCGAGATCGCGCCCACCGCCGATCCCGCCACGCGGACGTATCTTGCAAAGTTCTCGCTGCCCGAGGCCGACGACAAGGTCGCGCTCGGCATGACCGCGACGCTGACGCTGTCGGACGCCGCAACCGAGCGCGTCGCGCGGCTGCCGCTGTCGGCGCTGTTCAACGAAGGCGGTAAGCCCTCCTTCTTCGTCGTCGACGACAATGGCGCGGTCACGCTGAAGCCGGTCGCGGTGAAGTCCTATGACAGCAACGACGTCGTCATCACCGGCGGCGTCGACGAGGGCGCCAAGATCGTCGCCCTTGGTGTCCAGAAGCTCGATCCCAGCCAGAAGGTGCGGGTCGTGTCGTCGCTGGCTTTCTAA
- a CDS encoding CsbD family protein produces the protein MGSTSDKIKGNANEAVGKAKQGIGEATGSERLQGEGAVQEVKGKGQKATGDAKDAAKEAIDRAAAAAKRTTE, from the coding sequence ATGGGTAGCACGAGCGACAAGATCAAGGGCAATGCCAACGAGGCGGTCGGCAAGGCCAAGCAGGGTATCGGCGAAGCCACCGGTTCCGAGCGTCTGCAGGGTGAAGGCGCGGTCCAGGAGGTGAAGGGCAAGGGCCAGAAGGCCACGGGCGACGCCAAGGACGCCGCGAAGGAAGCCATCGATCGCGCTGCGGCGGCTGCAAAGCGCACGACAGAATAG
- a CDS encoding winged helix DNA-binding domain-containing protein, which produces MSRAPKPVPLTTTNARQIWLHAQRLDTRAPFGEGAAAVADAVAHLGYVQIDTINVIERCHHHILFSRIPSYRRADLRHAQSIDKSVFEYWTHALSYVPSDDFRFFLPAMREHKREGHRWYASVTPADTRKVMRLLRAGPLTIRDIEDDVLTEKEHLWQSRKPSKRALQLAFYTGVATISARQGMLKTYDLMTRHFGWDKLPKPASPKEITAYLLDRALRSQGVVSLDSTCHLDAPSKKAVASLIATRVRRGELVPVAIEAAGKQEHWAAPAALEPAEMPPDLVHILSPFDPLIIQRKRTNLIFGYNHLFEAYVPKAKRKLGYFALPVLVGDEIVAALDLKTDRQTKKLLMQKWTWLGQGKKAAGRKDLKQKIEDELDRFERFQLAE; this is translated from the coding sequence ATGTCACGCGCGCCCAAACCCGTCCCCCTCACCACGACAAACGCCCGGCAGATCTGGCTGCATGCGCAGCGGCTCGACACGCGCGCGCCGTTCGGCGAGGGCGCGGCAGCTGTGGCGGATGCGGTCGCCCATCTCGGCTATGTGCAGATCGATACCATCAACGTGATCGAGCGCTGCCATCATCACATCCTCTTCAGCCGCATCCCGTCCTACCGCCGCGCCGACCTGCGTCATGCCCAGAGCATCGACAAAAGTGTGTTCGAATACTGGACCCATGCGCTGTCCTACGTGCCGTCGGACGATTTCCGCTTCTTCCTGCCGGCGATGCGCGAGCACAAGCGCGAGGGGCATCGATGGTATGCCTCGGTGACGCCGGCCGACACGCGCAAGGTGATGCGGCTGTTGCGTGCCGGCCCGCTGACGATCCGCGACATCGAGGACGACGTGCTCACCGAGAAGGAGCATTTGTGGCAAAGCCGCAAGCCGTCGAAGCGGGCGCTTCAGCTGGCCTTCTACACCGGCGTTGCGACCATCAGCGCGCGCCAGGGCATGCTCAAGACCTATGATCTGATGACGCGGCATTTTGGCTGGGACAAGCTGCCGAAGCCGGCCTCGCCCAAGGAGATCACGGCCTATCTGCTCGACCGCGCGCTCCGCTCACAGGGCGTCGTCAGCCTCGATTCGACCTGCCATCTCGACGCGCCAAGCAAGAAGGCGGTCGCGTCCCTGATCGCGACGCGCGTTCGCCGCGGCGAGCTCGTACCTGTCGCGATCGAGGCAGCCGGCAAGCAGGAGCATTGGGCCGCGCCTGCGGCGCTTGAGCCTGCCGAGATGCCGCCCGATCTCGTCCACATCCTCTCGCCGTTCGATCCGCTGATCATCCAGCGCAAGCGCACCAATCTGATCTTCGGCTACAACCATCTGTTCGAAGCCTACGTGCCGAAGGCCAAGCGCAAGCTCGGCTATTTTGCGCTCCCCGTGCTGGTCGGCGACGAGATCGTCGCCGCGCTCGACCTCAAGACCGACCGGCAGACCAAGAAGCTGTTGATGCAGAAATGGACCTGGCTCGGGCAGGGCAAGAAGGCGGCGGGGCGCAAGGACCTCAAGCAGAAGATCGAGGACGAGCTCGATCGCTTCGAGCGGTTTCAGCTGGCGGAGTGA
- a CDS encoding OmpA family protein, producing MTDFNKFFGLKAITLTAALSLTAGLAFAGETDVSAGQILDALKPKPITRGLSAGPQVDPTAQAKEASFLNTVRNRQTRSLSMGEREQIAELAATKPNIDLEIQFDYNSADIAKTSVPSVQALGKALSDPSLKGSTFVVAGHTDAIGTEEYNQGLSERRADTIKKYLVQNYGLNGKDLVTVGYGKTKLKDTANGADPINRRVQVVNMDTKTASK from the coding sequence ATGACCGATTTCAACAAGTTTTTTGGACTGAAGGCGATCACGCTCACGGCTGCGCTGTCGTTGACGGCAGGCTTGGCTTTCGCCGGAGAGACCGACGTCTCCGCGGGCCAGATCCTCGATGCGTTGAAGCCCAAGCCGATCACCCGCGGCTTGTCCGCCGGTCCGCAGGTCGATCCGACGGCGCAGGCCAAGGAAGCGAGCTTCCTGAACACCGTACGCAACCGGCAGACCCGTTCGCTCTCGATGGGCGAGCGCGAGCAGATCGCCGAGCTCGCGGCGACCAAGCCGAACATCGATCTGGAGATCCAGTTCGACTACAACTCGGCCGACATCGCCAAGACCTCGGTGCCCTCGGTGCAGGCGCTCGGCAAGGCGCTGTCAGATCCGTCGCTGAAAGGTTCGACCTTCGTGGTTGCCGGCCACACCGACGCGATCGGCACGGAAGAGTACAATCAGGGACTCTCGGAGCGTCGCGCCGACACGATCAAGAAATACCTGGTGCAGAATTACGGCCTCAACGGCAAGGATCTCGTCACTGTCGGCTATGGCAAGACCAAGTTGAAGGACACCGCCAACGGCGCCGACCCGATCAACCGCCGCGTCCAGGTCGTGAACATGGATACCAAGACCGCATCCAAATGA
- a CDS encoding phospholipid carrier-dependent glycosyltransferase, which yields MSQSAVIAVAIFLAAHLALLVGLTTPEKFVFDEVHYVPAARQMLGAAPSQPMLNPMHPPLAKELIAASIAAFGDNALGWRYPATLFGALAIVAIYLCGLALFGSQGPAIASALIAAFNQMLYVQARIAMLDIFALGFSLLAIAAFMHGFRRERPQALFALAGSLFGLAAACKWSGLFPLGVCIVIVAVIHLMQGWHTLFADAKPGDWYRPDCWPAFRAHDAALCFVLLPALTYLAAFVPLYGLSLSDLIEAQRRIFADNTTTAIAGHTYMSSWPSWPLLARPVWFLFDKTTDDNVAAIVFLGNPLVLWPALLALAIVLRDFIVARRWDAFLIVGFYFGPWLAWALLPRTLGFIYYYLPAATAASLALVYVLRREGLPRWLLWAYVGVAAIGFAVMLPISAAFIGTSMQMFNRLMLFQSWI from the coding sequence GTGTCGCAAAGCGCAGTGATCGCTGTCGCGATCTTCCTAGCCGCGCATCTTGCGCTGCTGGTCGGGCTGACGACGCCGGAGAAATTCGTCTTCGACGAGGTGCATTACGTGCCGGCGGCGCGGCAGATGCTGGGCGCCGCGCCGTCGCAGCCGATGCTCAATCCGATGCATCCGCCGCTGGCGAAAGAGCTGATCGCGGCATCGATCGCAGCATTCGGCGACAATGCGCTGGGCTGGCGCTATCCGGCGACGCTGTTCGGTGCGCTCGCGATCGTCGCGATCTATCTCTGCGGTCTCGCGCTGTTCGGATCGCAGGGGCCGGCGATCGCGTCGGCGCTGATCGCGGCGTTCAACCAGATGCTCTATGTGCAGGCGCGCATCGCGATGCTGGACATCTTTGCGCTCGGCTTCAGCCTGCTTGCGATCGCCGCCTTCATGCACGGCTTTCGACGCGAACGGCCGCAGGCGCTGTTCGCGCTTGCGGGCAGCCTGTTCGGTCTCGCCGCCGCCTGCAAATGGAGCGGGCTGTTTCCGCTCGGCGTCTGCATTGTCATCGTGGCGGTGATCCACCTGATGCAAGGCTGGCACACGCTGTTTGCCGATGCGAAGCCGGGCGACTGGTACCGCCCCGATTGCTGGCCTGCCTTCAGGGCGCATGATGCCGCGCTCTGCTTCGTGCTGCTGCCGGCACTGACGTATCTCGCTGCTTTCGTTCCGCTCTACGGGCTGTCGTTGTCGGATCTGATCGAAGCGCAGCGGCGCATCTTTGCGGACAACACTACGACAGCCATCGCCGGCCACACCTATATGAGCTCGTGGCCGTCCTGGCCATTGCTGGCGCGGCCGGTGTGGTTCCTGTTCGACAAGACCACGGACGACAACGTCGCGGCGATCGTTTTCCTCGGCAATCCGCTGGTGCTGTGGCCGGCGCTGCTCGCGCTCGCAATCGTATTGCGCGACTTCATCGTCGCGCGCCGCTGGGATGCGTTTTTGATCGTGGGGTTTTATTTCGGTCCCTGGCTCGCCTGGGCGCTGCTGCCGCGCACGCTGGGCTTCATCTATTATTATCTGCCGGCTGCAACCGCGGCCTCGCTCGCGCTGGTGTACGTGCTGCGCCGAGAGGGCCTGCCGCGGTGGCTATTGTGGGCCTATGTCGGCGTCGCCGCGATCGGCTTTGCCGTGATGCTGCCGATCTCAGCCGCCTTCATCGGCACGTCGATGCAGATGTTCAACCGGCTGATGCTGTTCCAGAGCTGGATCTGA
- a CDS encoding VOC family protein — MSKLVPCMWFNGDAEDAAKFYVSLVPNSAITHVQHNVANNPSGKEGSVLVVEFTVAGQPLVALNGGMKMDYTHAISLMIHCDDQAQVDSVWNAFLAHGGKEQQCGWIYDRYGVSWQVVPKVMFEILSSPDKAAAARAMQAMMKMVKLDVDVLRRAFEGKSAA, encoded by the coding sequence ATGTCCAAGCTCGTGCCCTGCATGTGGTTCAATGGCGATGCCGAGGACGCCGCAAAATTCTATGTCTCGCTCGTGCCGAATTCGGCAATCACGCACGTTCAGCACAACGTTGCGAACAATCCGTCCGGCAAGGAGGGGTCCGTGCTCGTGGTCGAGTTCACGGTGGCCGGGCAGCCCCTGGTCGCGCTCAACGGCGGCATGAAGATGGATTACACGCACGCGATCTCGCTGATGATCCATTGCGACGACCAGGCCCAGGTCGACAGCGTCTGGAACGCGTTCCTGGCCCATGGCGGCAAGGAGCAGCAGTGCGGCTGGATCTATGACCGCTACGGTGTGTCCTGGCAGGTGGTGCCGAAGGTGATGTTCGAGATTCTCTCGAGCCCCGACAAGGCGGCGGCCGCACGCGCAATGCAGGCCATGATGAAGATGGTCAAGCTCGACGTGGACGTCTTGCGGCGCGCGTTCGAGGGCAAGTCGGCGGCGTGA
- a CDS encoding MFS transporter, producing the protein MSQTTTYAGSAGTTKSEIETSTIRAISWRLIPFLVLAYFFSYLDRVNLGFAALTMNAELKFTSLIFSWGAGIFFIGYFIFEVPSNLALERFGASRWIARIMVTWGIISALMALVSGATSFYVLRFLLGVAEAGFFPGIILYLTYWYPAEYRARFLAAFAIAVPVSTVIGAPISGLLLGLDGAMGLKGWQWLFIIEGVPSVLLGIVTWFYLTDRPEKADWLSAEQKAWLKARLDSEIAIKQAVKHPSLGEALSSPKVIALSLIYFGFVGALYGMQFWLPQIVKAFGLTNAQTGFVTAIPYLFGTVAMILWARHSDAKRERVMHVGAPLLLTAVALAVSSYLTDPTMTMVVLTVAAIGVFCCFGVFWTLPTAWLSGTAAAGAIALINSVGNLAGFGGPYLIGWVKEATGQTSTGLVVLAVLPLLAGILAFIGGHDSKIEFVERGR; encoded by the coding sequence ATGAGCCAGACCACGACTTATGCCGGTTCGGCCGGTACAACCAAGAGCGAAATCGAAACTTCGACCATCCGCGCCATCTCCTGGCGCCTGATCCCGTTCCTGGTGCTGGCCTACTTCTTCTCCTATCTCGACCGCGTTAATCTCGGCTTCGCCGCGCTGACCATGAATGCGGAGCTCAAGTTCACGTCGCTGATCTTCTCCTGGGGCGCCGGCATCTTCTTCATTGGCTATTTCATCTTCGAGGTGCCGAGCAATCTGGCGCTGGAGAGGTTCGGCGCGAGCCGCTGGATCGCCCGCATCATGGTGACCTGGGGCATCATCTCGGCGCTGATGGCGCTGGTGAGCGGCGCCACCAGCTTCTACGTCCTGCGCTTTCTGCTCGGCGTTGCCGAGGCCGGCTTCTTCCCAGGCATCATCCTCTATCTCACCTACTGGTATCCGGCCGAATATCGCGCCCGCTTCCTCGCCGCCTTTGCGATCGCCGTCCCCGTTTCGACCGTGATCGGCGCGCCGATCTCGGGCCTTCTGCTCGGGCTGGACGGCGCGATGGGGCTGAAGGGCTGGCAGTGGCTGTTCATCATCGAGGGCGTCCCCTCGGTGCTGCTCGGCATCGTCACCTGGTTCTACCTGACGGACAGGCCGGAGAAGGCGGACTGGCTCTCGGCCGAGCAGAAAGCCTGGCTCAAAGCCCGGCTCGATTCCGAAATCGCAATCAAACAGGCGGTAAAGCACCCCTCGCTCGGCGAAGCGCTGTCGTCGCCAAAGGTGATCGCGCTCAGCCTGATCTATTTCGGCTTCGTCGGCGCGCTCTATGGCATGCAGTTCTGGCTGCCGCAGATCGTCAAGGCGTTCGGCCTGACCAACGCGCAGACCGGCTTCGTCACCGCGATCCCCTATCTGTTCGGCACTGTCGCCATGATCCTGTGGGCGCGTCATTCGGATGCCAAGCGCGAGCGCGTGATGCATGTCGGTGCGCCGCTGCTGCTCACCGCCGTTGCGCTCGCCGTCTCCAGCTATCTCACCGATCCCACCATGACGATGGTGGTGCTGACAGTCGCCGCGATCGGGGTGTTCTGCTGCTTCGGCGTGTTCTGGACCCTGCCGACGGCCTGGCTCTCCGGCACGGCCGCTGCCGGCGCCATCGCGCTGATCAACTCGGTCGGCAACCTCGCAGGCTTCGGCGGGCCGTACTTGATCGGCTGGGTCAAGGAAGCCACCGGCCAGACCTCGACCGGGCTTGTGGTGCTCGCAGTGCTGCCGTTGTTGGCCGGCATCCTGGCCTTTATCGGCGGCCACGACAGCAAGATCGAGTTCGTGGAGCGCGGGCGATAA